One segment of Pandoraea pnomenusa DNA contains the following:
- a CDS encoding ABC transporter substrate-binding protein, producing the protein MRMKALAVAAAFGFAAMASQAHADGNTVKIGFITDMSGLYTDIDGPGGAEAIKMAIADFGGKVLGKPIELVTADHQNKADVAASKAREWFDRGGVDMLIGGTNSGTGLAMNKVSAEKKKVYINVGAGTDALTNDQCQPYGVHYAYDTVALARGTGSAVVKAGGKSWFFLTADYAFGHALEKATADVVKANGGTVKGDVRHPLSASDFSSYLLQAQSSGAQVLGLANAGGDTINAIKAAKEFGITKKMQIAGLLVFINDIHSLGLDNTEGMYLTDSWYWDKDDKTRAFSKRYFEKMKKMPSSLQAGDYSATMTYLKAVQAAGTTDADKVMDQLHKIKIDDMFSKGYIRKDGTMIHDMYLMQVKSKKESKAPWDYYKVVATIPGEKAFTTEAESTCKLK; encoded by the coding sequence ATGCGGATGAAGGCGTTGGCCGTTGCGGCTGCGTTCGGTTTTGCGGCAATGGCCTCGCAGGCCCACGCCGATGGCAATACGGTGAAGATCGGTTTCATTACCGACATGTCGGGGCTGTACACCGACATTGACGGCCCCGGTGGCGCGGAAGCCATCAAGATGGCCATCGCCGACTTTGGTGGCAAGGTGCTCGGCAAGCCGATCGAACTGGTCACGGCTGACCACCAGAACAAGGCCGACGTCGCGGCGTCGAAGGCGCGCGAATGGTTCGACCGCGGCGGTGTCGACATGCTCATCGGCGGCACCAACTCGGGTACCGGCCTCGCGATGAACAAGGTCTCTGCCGAGAAGAAGAAGGTCTATATCAACGTGGGCGCCGGCACCGACGCCCTCACCAACGATCAGTGTCAGCCGTACGGCGTGCACTATGCCTACGACACCGTGGCGCTCGCACGCGGCACCGGCTCGGCCGTGGTGAAGGCGGGCGGCAAGTCGTGGTTCTTCCTGACGGCGGACTATGCGTTCGGTCACGCGCTCGAGAAGGCCACGGCCGACGTGGTCAAGGCCAACGGCGGCACGGTCAAGGGCGACGTGCGTCATCCGCTCTCGGCGTCGGATTTCTCGTCGTATCTGCTTCAGGCGCAGTCGTCGGGCGCGCAGGTGCTCGGCCTGGCCAACGCCGGCGGCGATACGATCAACGCCATCAAGGCCGCGAAGGAATTCGGCATCACGAAGAAGATGCAGATCGCCGGTCTGCTGGTGTTCATCAACGACATCCACTCGCTGGGGCTGGACAACACCGAAGGCATGTACCTGACCGACAGCTGGTACTGGGACAAGGACGACAAGACCCGCGCCTTCTCCAAGCGCTACTTCGAGAAGATGAAGAAGATGCCCTCGAGCCTCCAGGCGGGCGACTACTCCGCCACGATGACGTACCTCAAGGCGGTGCAGGCGGCCGGCACCACCGATGCCGACAAGGTCATGGATCAGCTCCACAAGATCAAGATCGACGACATGTTCAGCAAGGGCTACATCCGCAAGGACGGCACGATGATCCACGACATGTACCTGATGCAGGTCAAGTCGAAGAAGGAGTCGAAGGCACCGTGGGATTACTACAAGGTCGTCGCCACGATCCCGGGCGAGAAGGCGTTCACGACGGAAGCCGAGTCGACCTGCAAGCTCAAGTAA
- a CDS encoding ABC transporter ATP-binding protein, which yields MYGNGNGSGAASVPALEVEGLQAWYGESHILHGVDLTVGRGEVVTLLGRNGAGRTTTLRAIMGLTGNRQGSIRIAGEETIRLPTYKVAHHGVGYCPEERGIFASLSCEENLLLPPYIGMRGNRREDGGRGMSLEEIYDMFPNLKERRHSQGTRLSGGEQQMLAVARILRTGANLLLLDEISEGLAPVIVQTLARMITTLKSRGYTIVMVEQNFRFAAPLADRFYVMEHGKIVERFGAPELETKMPVLHELLGV from the coding sequence ATGTACGGTAATGGCAACGGTAGCGGCGCGGCGAGCGTCCCGGCGCTGGAAGTCGAGGGGCTGCAGGCCTGGTATGGGGAATCGCACATCCTGCATGGCGTGGACCTCACCGTGGGCCGTGGCGAAGTCGTCACGCTGCTTGGCCGCAACGGCGCAGGGCGCACCACCACGCTGCGCGCGATCATGGGCCTCACGGGCAATCGTCAGGGATCGATCCGCATCGCCGGCGAAGAGACGATCCGTCTGCCCACATACAAGGTCGCCCACCACGGCGTGGGCTACTGCCCGGAAGAGCGAGGCATCTTCGCGAGCCTGTCGTGCGAGGAAAACCTGCTGCTGCCGCCGTATATCGGCATGCGCGGCAATCGTCGCGAAGACGGCGGGCGCGGCATGTCGCTCGAAGAGATCTACGACATGTTTCCGAACCTCAAGGAGCGACGTCACAGCCAGGGCACGCGACTGTCGGGTGGCGAGCAGCAGATGCTGGCCGTGGCGCGCATCCTGCGCACCGGCGCGAACCTGCTGCTGCTCGACGAGATCTCGGAGGGCCTCGCGCCGGTGATCGTGCAGACACTCGCACGCATGATCACCACGCTCAAGTCGAGGGGCTACACCATCGTGATGGTGGAACAGAATTTCCGTTTTGCGGCTCCGCTGGCCGACCGCTTCTATGTGATGGAGCACGGCAAGATCGTGGAGCGCTTCGGCGCTCCGGAGCTGGAAACGAAGATGCCGGTGCTGCACGAGTTGTTGGGCGTATGA
- a CDS encoding ABC transporter ATP-binding protein, whose translation MANNDYILETRGLTKEFRGFTAVNGVDLRVARGTIHALIGPNGAGKTTCFNLLTKFLVPSAGSITFNGEDITREAPAQIARRGIIRSFQISAVFPHLTVLENVRIGLQRNLGTAFHFWSSSRTLRQLDERAMALLAEVGLTEFAHTLTVELPYGRKRALEIATTLAMEPELMLLDEPTQGMGHEDVDRVTALIKKVSAGRTILMVEHNMNVIAGISDTITVLQRGEVLAEGPYHEVSKNPQVMEAYMGTADGELQGAHG comes from the coding sequence CTTCACCGCCGTGAACGGGGTCGACCTGCGCGTCGCGCGCGGCACCATTCACGCACTCATCGGGCCGAACGGCGCCGGGAAGACCACCTGCTTCAACCTGCTCACGAAATTCCTCGTGCCCAGCGCCGGCAGCATTACCTTCAACGGTGAAGACATCACCCGCGAGGCGCCCGCGCAAATCGCCCGACGCGGCATCATTCGCTCATTTCAGATCTCCGCCGTCTTCCCGCACCTCACCGTGCTGGAGAACGTGCGCATCGGCCTGCAACGCAATCTCGGCACCGCCTTTCACTTCTGGAGCAGCAGCCGCACGCTGCGACAGCTCGACGAGCGCGCCATGGCGCTGCTCGCCGAAGTCGGCCTCACCGAATTCGCCCATACCCTGACCGTGGAATTGCCCTACGGCCGCAAGCGCGCCCTCGAAATCGCGACCACACTTGCTATGGAGCCCGAACTAATGCTGCTCGACGAGCCCACGCAGGGCATGGGGCATGAAGACGTCGATCGCGTGACCGCGCTGATCAAGAAGGTCTCGGCGGGACGCACGATCCTGATGGTCGAGCACAACATGAACGTGATCGCGGGGATCTCCGACACCATCACCGTGCTTCAGCGTGGCGAGGTGCTTGCCGAAGGGCCGTATCACGAAGTTTCGAAGAATCCGCAGGTGATGGAGGCCTACATGGGGACCGCGGATGGCGAATTGCAGGGAGCCCACGGGTGA